CCATTGCGCGATGATCTGGCCGTCCCTTACTAAGAACATGGCGGGAATGTTCTTGACGCCCCATTTCTGCCAGGTTCTCTGATCGTCGTGGAGGACGGGGTTGGGGAACTTGTGGCCTTTGAGGAACTTGTCAAGGTTGGGCTGCTTTTCGTCGATGCTGACGCTGAGAATCTCGAAACCCTTCTCCTTGTAGCGGGCGTGGAGCTTGTCCAGCATGGGCATCATGGCTTTGCAGGGGGCGCACCAGGTGGCCCAGAAATCCACGAGCACGAGCTTGCCTTTCATCGATTCGGCATCCCAGGTCTTGCCTGTGGTGTCGACTAGAGCGAATTCAGGCACGGGCCGGGGCAATACAGGCGGTACGTATGCATCCGGGTCCTTCTTGAACGCGGCGATTTCCTTCGTGTTGCAGAAGTAGTACGCGTTGCCTTTGTACATCAGACCCCCGGCTGGTTTTTCGGGGCCATCGTTGGGGCAGAGGAGGCACTTGGCCTCTTTGGGAAGGTCTTTCTTGGCGATGTCGGTCGGCGTGTCTTGGCCCATCGAGACAAGCGATGCAAAGGCCAGGAG
The genomic region above belongs to Candidatus Nitrosymbiomonas proteolyticus and contains:
- a CDS encoding thiol-disulfide oxidoreductase → MKTIATLLLAFASLVSMGQDTPTDIAKKDLPKEAKCLLCPNDGPEKPAGGLMYKGNAYYFCNTKEIAAFKKDPDAYVPPVLPRPVPEFALVDTTGKTWDAESMKGKLVLVDFWATWCAPCKAMMPMLDKLHARYKEKGFEILSVSIDEKQPNLDKFLKGHKFPNPVLHDDQRTWQKWGVKNIPAMFLVRDGQIIAQWTGKQTEKTLEAGISANLPK